The Verrucomicrobiia bacterium genome contains a region encoding:
- a CDS encoding MFS transporter, with protein sequence MAGSHVVVGKFISKFTVLRGAARELWLTFAIKLLGFAAYTVTNLTLKRWLSTEFGYSDQQALGLVAVWSITMTIVTLLVGALTDAIGLRKTFFLGVWVCLLGRAMMVLAPTPGLAIALGLFPLAAGEALGTPVLVAAVRKYSTTPQRSIAFSGSYMMINIGSLVAAFLFDGVREHFGELGRWRLPGLGLELTTYRTLFLVSFGLELLIWPLVWLIRPNVDVTDAGLKFVPPADRQTGAPRWGKVSDAIAHSLRETVRITRALFRQPGFYRLLVFLLLIAFLKLIFMQMYYVFPEFGIRELGDGAPVGKLWAINAMLIIGLVPIVGALTQRFSAYAMVMVGGVLSAASVFIMALPPVWFQPLAASGPGQWLGHYYLGLTGEVHPYYVMIALYVVVLSFGEAFYSPRVYEYASAIAPAGQEASYGALSYVPFLLAKLLIGTFSGTLLARYCPANGERHSGTMWLFVALTASIAPAGLILFRKLIRVPEAGREN encoded by the coding sequence ATGGCCGGCTCGCACGTTGTCGTGGGAAAATTCATCAGCAAATTCACCGTCCTCCGCGGAGCCGCCCGCGAATTGTGGCTGACCTTCGCCATCAAACTGCTGGGCTTTGCGGCCTACACGGTCACCAACCTCACGCTCAAGCGGTGGCTGTCCACGGAGTTTGGCTACAGCGACCAGCAGGCGCTCGGGCTCGTCGCCGTCTGGTCCATCACGATGACCATTGTGACGCTGCTGGTTGGTGCGTTGACGGATGCCATCGGATTGCGGAAGACATTTTTTCTCGGTGTCTGGGTGTGCCTGCTTGGGCGGGCGATGATGGTTCTGGCGCCAACGCCGGGGCTGGCCATTGCCCTTGGCTTGTTTCCGCTCGCCGCGGGCGAGGCGCTCGGCACACCGGTGCTGGTCGCCGCGGTTCGTAAATATTCCACCACGCCGCAACGTTCCATCGCCTTTTCGGGCTCCTACATGATGATCAACATCGGCTCGCTCGTGGCGGCATTTCTCTTCGACGGCGTGCGGGAGCACTTCGGCGAATTGGGGCGCTGGCGACTGCCGGGTCTCGGGTTGGAACTGACGACCTATCGCACGTTGTTTCTCGTCAGCTTCGGCCTTGAACTGCTCATCTGGCCGCTCGTCTGGCTGATTCGTCCCAACGTGGACGTCACGGACGCGGGGCTGAAGTTCGTCCCGCCGGCGGACCGCCAGACCGGCGCGCCTCGGTGGGGAAAAGTCTCCGACGCGATCGCACACAGCTTGCGGGAAACGGTTCGCATCACGCGGGCGCTGTTCCGGCAGCCCGGCTTTTACCGGTTGCTGGTTTTTCTCCTGCTGATCGCGTTCCTCAAGCTCATTTTCATGCAGATGTATTACGTGTTTCCCGAGTTTGGCATTCGCGAGCTTGGGGATGGTGCGCCGGTGGGCAAGCTGTGGGCCATCAACGCCATGCTGATCATCGGCCTCGTGCCCATCGTCGGCGCGCTGACGCAGCGGTTTTCTGCCTATGCGATGGTGATGGTGGGCGGCGTTTTGTCGGCGGCTTCGGTCTTCATCATGGCTCTGCCGCCGGTGTGGTTTCAACCGCTGGCTGCGAGCGGGCCCGGGCAATGGCTGGGGCATTATTACCTTGGTCTCACGGGCGAGGTGCATCCGTATTACGTCATGATTGCGCTCTACGTCGTGGTGTTGTCATTCGGTGAAGCGTTCTATTCGCCGCGCGTTTATGAATACGCTTCAGCCATTGCGCCCGCGGGGCAGGAGGCGTCCTACGGCGCGCTGTCCTATGTGCCGTTCCTGCTGGCGAAACTGCTGATCGGAACCTTTTCGGGAACCCTGCTGGCGCGCTATTGTCCGGCCAATGGTGAACGCCACTCCGGGACCATGTGGCTGTTCGTCGCGTTGACGGCTTCGATTGCGCCGGCGGGCCTGATTCTCTTCCGCAAACTGATCCGCGTCCCC